The following proteins come from a genomic window of Gammaproteobacteria bacterium:
- a CDS encoding GPO family capsid scaffolding protein produces MATKNAKVFRRVAVEGQTIDGRELSKSDILDMAETYDPKVFGARIWPEHYRGFFAGGYGDALGDITEVKAEIINDGTALDGKYGFFVTGDALPGMKLLNDAKQKIFSSVEIIKNFCGTGKTYFAGIAATDSPASRGTEILAFSATNKQEFIKFDSEEVNATELFSAFNQAESPEKSESKGAQFFSTIAELFKRRTKSDDERFSGIESSVQLIAESQRDNLDAHDDMASKFSELTTKFNDLANQYSSLLADHNGLKETLSKTPEGGQRGKASGGNSDYDQTNC; encoded by the coding sequence ATGGCAACCAAAAATGCAAAAGTTTTTCGACGCGTAGCGGTGGAAGGCCAAACCATCGACGGCAGAGAACTAAGCAAGAGCGACATCCTAGACATGGCAGAAACCTATGATCCAAAGGTTTTTGGCGCACGAATCTGGCCAGAACACTACCGTGGTTTTTTTGCTGGTGGATATGGCGACGCTCTTGGCGACATTACCGAAGTTAAAGCCGAGATTATCAACGACGGAACGGCCCTGGATGGGAAGTATGGTTTTTTTGTGACAGGCGACGCACTACCAGGAATGAAGCTGCTGAACGACGCAAAGCAAAAGATTTTTTCATCAGTAGAAATCATTAAAAACTTTTGTGGCACTGGCAAAACATACTTTGCTGGAATTGCCGCTACCGACAGCCCAGCGTCACGAGGAACTGAAATTCTTGCTTTTTCAGCGACCAATAAACAAGAATTTATCAAGTTCGATTCAGAGGAAGTAAACGCCACCGAATTGTTCAGTGCGTTCAATCAAGCAGAATCACCGGAAAAATCAGAAAGCAAAGGCGCGCAATTTTTTTCAACAATCGCTGAACTATTCAAGCGCAGAACAAAAAGCGATGACGAACGCTTCAGCGGCATCGAATCCAGCGTGCAGCTTATCGCCGAAAGCCAGCGTGACAATTTGGACGCACACGACGACATGGCAAGCAAATTTTCCGAACTCACCACAAAATTCAATGACCTCGCCAATCAATACTCCTCGCTTTTAGCAGATCACAATGGCCTGAAAGAAACGCTATCAAAAACACCAGAAGGCGGGCAGCGCGGCAAGGCTTCAGGTGGGAATAGCGATTACGATCAAACCAACTGCTAG